The Bacteroides acidifaciens genome includes a region encoding these proteins:
- a CDS encoding winged helix-turn-helix domain-containing protein encodes MIESFQYINKAFESKVRLGIMAVLMVNEEADFNFLKEQLALTDGNLASHTRALEELGYIACNKSFVGRKPRTAFQATSQGREAFKSHIEALEQFLKSK; translated from the coding sequence ATGATAGAATCATTCCAATATATTAATAAAGCATTCGAAAGCAAGGTACGACTGGGTATCATGGCTGTTCTGATGGTTAATGAGGAAGCTGATTTCAATTTTCTGAAAGAGCAGCTCGCATTGACCGACGGTAACCTTGCCAGTCATACCCGTGCCCTGGAAGAACTGGGATATATCGCATGCAACAAAAGTTTTGTCGGACGAAAGCCGCGAACTGCCTTTCAAGCGACTTCGCAAGGCAGGGAAGCTTTCAAATCTCATATTGAAGCTCTGGAGCAATTTCTAAAATCAAAATAA
- a CDS encoding aspartate:alanine exchanger family transporter, which translates to MFTDLLHSSYFSLFLIVALGFMLGRIKIKGLSLDVSAVIFIALLFGHFGVIIPKELGNFGLVLFIFTIGIQAGPGFFDSFRSKGKTLILITMLIICSACLTAVGLKYAFDIDTPSVVGLIAGALTSTPGLAVAIDSTHSPLASIAYGIAYPFGVIGVILFVKLLPKIMRVDLDKEARRLEIERRGQFPELTTCVYRITNGNVFNRSLMQINARGMTGAVISRLKHKDEISIPTASTVLNEGDYIQAVGSEESLNQLAVLVGEREEGELPLDKTQEIESLLLTKKDMINKQLGDLNLQKNFGCTVTRVRRSGIDLSPSPDLALKFGDKLMVVGEKEGLKGVARLLGNNAKKLSDTDFFPIAMGIVLGVLFGKINISFSESLSFSPGLTGGVLMVALILSAVGKTGPVIWSMSGPANQLLRQLGLLLFLAEVGTSAGKNLVATFQESGLLMFGVGAAITLVPMLVATIVGRLVFKISLLDLLGTITGGMTSTPGLAAADSMVDSNIPSVAYATVYPIAMVFLILFIQVIASAVY; encoded by the coding sequence ATGTTTACTGACTTATTGCATTCCTCTTATTTTTCCCTTTTCCTGATTGTCGCGTTGGGATTTATGCTGGGAAGAATTAAAATTAAGGGGTTATCTCTCGATGTGTCTGCGGTAATCTTTATCGCACTTCTTTTCGGGCACTTTGGCGTCATCATTCCCAAAGAACTGGGAAATTTCGGTTTGGTACTTTTTATTTTTACCATCGGTATTCAAGCAGGTCCCGGATTCTTCGATTCATTCCGCAGCAAGGGAAAGACGTTGATTCTCATTACCATGCTTATCATCTGTTCTGCCTGCCTCACGGCAGTAGGGCTGAAGTATGCGTTCGACATTGACACCCCTAGTGTGGTAGGTCTGATTGCCGGAGCACTGACTAGTACGCCGGGTCTAGCAGTCGCTATTGACAGCACACATTCACCTTTGGCTTCCATCGCTTATGGTATCGCATATCCGTTTGGAGTTATCGGTGTGATTTTGTTTGTCAAACTGTTGCCTAAAATCATGCGGGTGGACTTGGATAAAGAGGCTCGCCGCTTGGAGATAGAACGCCGTGGACAGTTTCCGGAACTGACTACCTGTGTCTATCGTATCACTAATGGAAATGTATTCAACCGCAGCTTGATGCAGATTAATGCACGCGGTATGACAGGAGCTGTAATTTCCCGCCTGAAGCACAAAGATGAAATATCTATTCCTACCGCTTCTACCGTGCTGAATGAAGGAGATTATATCCAGGCAGTAGGTAGCGAAGAATCATTGAACCAACTCGCAGTATTGGTAGGTGAACGCGAAGAGGGCGAGCTTCCTTTGGATAAAACACAGGAAATAGAATCCTTGTTGCTGACCAAAAAGGATATGATAAACAAGCAACTGGGAGACTTGAATTTACAGAAAAACTTCGGTTGTACAGTGACCCGTGTCCGTCGAAGCGGTATCGACTTGTCTCCATCGCCAGATTTGGCATTGAAATTCGGTGATAAATTGATGGTTGTGGGAGAGAAGGAAGGACTTAAAGGCGTAGCCCGTCTATTGGGCAATAATGCGAAGAAACTTTCCGACACTGACTTCTTCCCGATTGCGATGGGTATTGTATTGGGAGTGTTGTTCGGCAAAATAAATATCTCTTTCTCCGAAAGCCTGTCATTTTCGCCGGGATTGACCGGGGGAGTCCTGATGGTAGCTCTCATATTGAGTGCTGTCGGTAAGACGGGACCTGTCATCTGGTCTATGTCGGGACCGGCCAATCAATTACTGCGCCAATTAGGTCTGCTTCTTTTTCTTGCCGAAGTAGGAACTTCCGCCGGAAAGAACCTTGTAGCCACTTTCCAGGAAAGCGGATTACTAATGTTTGGGGTAGGAGCTGCCATAACGCTGGTTCCGATGCTTGTTGCAACCATTGTAGGACGCCTAGTATTTAAAATCAGTCTGCTCGATTTACTGGGAACCATTACCGGTGGTATGACTAGTACGCCCGGTCTGGCTGCCGCTGATTCGATGGTGGACAGTAATATCCCCAGTGTGGCATATGCAACCGTTTACCCGATTGCTATGGTATTCCTGATTTTGTTTATACAAGTGATAGCGTCAGCTGTGTATTAA
- a CDS encoding UxaA family hydrolase — translation METKYLRINPADNVAVAIVNLPAGEHLSVDGIEITLNEDIPAGHKFALKNFAEGENVIKYGYPIGHARIAKQQGDWMNETNIKTNLAGLLEYTYNPIQVSLDIARKDLTFKGYRRKNGDVGVRNEIWIIPTVGCVNGIIGQLAEGLRRETEGKGVDAIVAFPHNYGCSQLGDDHENTKKILRDMVLHPNAGAVLVVGLGCENNQPDVFREFLGEFDEERVKFMVTQKVGDEYEEGMKILRDLYAKASKDERTDVPLSELRVGLKCGGSDGFSGITANPLLGMFSDFLIAQGGTSVLTEVPEMFGAETILMNRCENKDLFEQTVHLINDFKEYFLSHGEPVGENPSPGNKAGGISTLEEKALGCTQKCGKSYVSGVMPYGERLQKKGLNLLSAPGNDLVAATTLAASGCHMVLFTTGRGTPFGTFVPTMKISTNSTLAKNKPGWIDFNAGVIVENEPMEKTCERFINYVIKVASGEFVNNEKKGYREIAIFKTGVTL, via the coding sequence ATGGAAACAAAGTATTTAAGAATTAATCCTGCCGACAACGTAGCCGTTGCCATTGTCAACCTCCCGGCAGGAGAGCATCTTTCTGTAGATGGCATTGAGATTACATTGAACGAAGACATTCCCGCCGGACACAAATTCGCATTGAAGAATTTTGCAGAAGGCGAGAATGTAATCAAGTACGGTTACCCTATCGGACATGCCCGAATAGCTAAACAGCAGGGCGACTGGATGAATGAAACAAATATCAAGACCAACCTCGCCGGATTACTGGAATATACCTACAACCCTATTCAGGTTTCTTTGGATATTGCCCGCAAAGACCTTACTTTCAAAGGGTATCGTCGCAAAAACGGTGACGTAGGCGTAAGAAACGAAATATGGATTATCCCGACCGTAGGTTGCGTGAACGGTATCATCGGCCAATTGGCTGAAGGATTGCGTCGCGAGACTGAAGGTAAAGGTGTGGATGCCATCGTCGCTTTCCCGCACAACTACGGCTGTTCACAACTTGGCGACGACCATGAAAATACGAAGAAGATTCTTCGCGACATGGTACTTCATCCCAATGCAGGCGCAGTATTGGTAGTAGGTTTGGGATGCGAAAATAACCAACCGGACGTATTCCGCGAATTTTTAGGCGAGTTTGATGAAGAGCGCGTGAAGTTCATGGTAACTCAGAAAGTGGGTGACGAATACGAGGAAGGAATGAAAATCCTGCGCGATTTGTATGCGAAAGCATCCAAAGACGAACGTACCGATGTTCCTTTGTCCGAACTCCGTGTAGGTTTGAAATGCGGTGGTTCCGACGGTTTCTCCGGTATTACGGCAAACCCGTTGCTGGGTATGTTCTCCGATTTCCTGATTGCACAAGGGGGTACAAGCGTACTGACCGAAGTACCGGAAATGTTCGGCGCAGAGACTATCTTGATGAACCGTTGCGAAAACAAAGATTTGTTCGAGCAGACTGTACATCTGATTAATGATTTCAAAGAATATTTCCTGTCACACGGAGAACCTGTCGGTGAAAACCCGTCTCCGGGAAACAAAGCCGGTGGTATCTCTACATTGGAAGAAAAAGCGTTGGGATGTACGCAGAAATGCGGAAAGAGTTATGTATCCGGCGTGATGCCTTACGGCGAACGTTTGCAGAAGAAGGGACTTAACCTACTTTCTGCTCCAGGCAACGACCTGGTGGCAGCCACCACCCTTGCGGCAAGCGGATGCCATATGGTACTTTTCACAACTGGACGTGGAACGCCATTCGGCACTTTTGTCCCGACAATGAAAATTTCCACTAACTCGACTTTGGCTAAGAACAAACCGGGATGGATTGACTTCAATGCAGGCGTCATCGTAGAAAACGAACCGATGGAGAAGACTTGCGAGCGCTTCATTAATTACGTTATCAAAGTGGCAAGCGGCGAGTTCGTTAATAACGAAAAGAAAGGTTATCGCGAAATTGCCATCTTCAAGACAGGAGTAACTTTGTAA
- a CDS encoding sugar kinase, whose translation MGKKVVTLGEIMLRLSTPGNTRFVQSDSFDVVYGGGEANVAVSCANYGHDAYFVTKLPKHEIGQSAVNALRKYGVKTDFIARGGDRVGIYYLETGASMRPSKVIYDRAHSAIAEADAADFDFDAIMEGADWFHWSGITPAISDKAAELTRLACEAAKRHGVTVSVDLNFRKKLWTKEKAQSIMKPLMQFVDVCIGNEEDAELCLGFKPDADVEAGHTDAEGYKGIFQQMMKEFGFKYVVSTLRESFSATHNGWKAMIYNGEEFYTSKRYDIDPIIDRVGGGDSFSGGIIHGLMTKPNQGEALEFAVAASALKHTINGDFNLVSVEEVEALAGGDASGRVQR comes from the coding sequence ATGGGAAAGAAAGTCGTTACATTAGGCGAAATCATGCTTAGATTATCAACTCCGGGTAATACTCGTTTTGTTCAATCTGACTCTTTTGATGTGGTATATGGTGGTGGAGAGGCAAACGTTGCAGTGAGCTGTGCCAACTACGGACATGATGCCTATTTCGTAACTAAATTACCGAAACACGAAATCGGACAATCTGCTGTTAACGCATTGCGTAAGTATGGTGTAAAGACAGACTTTATTGCTCGTGGTGGCGACCGTGTAGGTATTTACTATCTTGAAACTGGTGCTTCTATGCGTCCTAGCAAGGTTATCTATGACCGCGCTCATTCTGCTATTGCTGAAGCTGACGCTGCTGACTTCGACTTTGATGCTATCATGGAAGGTGCTGACTGGTTCCACTGGTCTGGTATCACTCCGGCTATTTCTGACAAGGCTGCCGAACTGACTCGTTTGGCTTGTGAAGCAGCAAAACGTCACGGTGTAACTGTTTCTGTTGACTTGAACTTCCGTAAGAAACTGTGGACAAAAGAAAAAGCACAGTCTATCATGAAACCGTTGATGCAGTTTGTTGACGTATGTATCGGTAATGAAGAAGACGCAGAACTTTGCCTGGGCTTCAAACCGGATGCAGACGTTGAGGCTGGCCACACTGATGCTGAAGGCTACAAAGGTATTTTCCAGCAGATGATGAAAGAATTCGGATTCAAATATGTGGTTTCTACATTGCGCGAATCTTTCTCTGCTACTCACAACGGCTGGAAAGCCATGATTTACAATGGCGAAGAATTCTATACTTCAAAACGTTATGATATCGACCCGATTATTGACCGCGTAGGTGGCGGTGACTCATTCTCCGGTGGTATCATCCACGGTTTGATGACTAAACCTAACCAGGGCGAAGCTCTTGAATTTGCTGTGGCTGCATCTGCTTTGAAACACACTATCAATGGTGACTTCAACCTTGTTTCTGTAGAAGAAGTTGAAGCATTGGCTGGTGGTGACGCAAGCGGTCGCGTGCAGAGATAA
- a CDS encoding bifunctional 4-hydroxy-2-oxoglutarate aldolase/2-dehydro-3-deoxy-phosphogluconate aldolase, producing MAKFDKIAVLNKIGSTGMVPVFYHKDVEVAKKVVKACYDGGVRAFEFTNRGDFAQEVFAEIVKFAAKECPEMAIGIGSIVDPATAAMYLQLGANFVVGPLFNPEIAKVCNRRSVAYTPGCGSVSEVGFAQEVGCDLCKVFPGDVYGTNFVKGLMAPMPWSKLMVTGGVEPTKENLTGWIKAGVFCVGMGSKLFPKDKVAAEDWAYVTAKCEEALGYIAEARK from the coding sequence ATGGCAAAATTCGATAAAATAGCCGTATTGAATAAAATCGGCTCTACAGGAATGGTTCCTGTATTCTATCATAAAGATGTAGAAGTTGCAAAAAAAGTAGTAAAGGCTTGTTATGACGGTGGTGTTCGTGCTTTTGAATTTACCAACCGTGGTGATTTCGCGCAGGAAGTATTTGCTGAAATCGTGAAATTCGCAGCAAAGGAATGTCCTGAAATGGCAATCGGTATCGGTTCTATCGTTGACCCGGCTACTGCTGCTATGTACTTGCAACTGGGTGCTAACTTCGTAGTAGGTCCGTTGTTTAATCCTGAAATTGCTAAGGTATGTAACCGTCGTTCGGTAGCTTATACTCCGGGATGTGGTTCTGTATCAGAAGTTGGTTTCGCTCAGGAAGTAGGTTGCGACCTTTGCAAAGTATTCCCAGGTGATGTTTATGGAACAAACTTCGTAAAAGGCTTGATGGCTCCGATGCCATGGTCTAAGCTGATGGTGACAGGCGGGGTAGAACCTACTAAAGAGAACCTGACCGGATGGATCAAAGCTGGTGTATTTTGCGTAGGTATGGGTTCTAAATTGTTCCCGAAAGATAAAGTGGCAGCAGAAGACTGGGCTTATGTAACTGCAAAATGTGAAGAAGCTCTCGGTTATATCGCTGAAGCTCGTAAATAA
- a CDS encoding LacI family DNA-binding transcriptional regulator: protein MNKLPERIRIKDIARLADVSVGTVDRVIHGRSGVSEASKKRVEEILKQLDYQPNMYASALASNKKYTFICLLPEHLEGEYWTAVELGIHEAIATYSDFNTSVKISYYDPYDYHSFVDESEAILTLQPDGVMVAPTAPQYTKGFTDRLQALDIPYIYIDSNIKDVPPLAFFGQNPRQSGYFAARMMMLLARDEKEIVIFRKIHEGIVGSNQQENREIGFRQYMEEHHPSCNILELDLHAERNDEDNKMLDEFFRAHPTVKNGITFNSKVYIVGEYLQSRGKKDFNLIGYDLLERNVTCLKEGNVSFLIAQQPELQGANGIKALCDHLIFKKDVTCINYMPIDLLTVETIDYYHSK from the coding sequence ATGAATAAATTGCCCGAAAGGATTAGAATCAAAGACATCGCCCGCCTGGCGGATGTATCGGTGGGAACAGTAGACCGTGTCATTCACGGACGTAGCGGAGTATCGGAAGCAAGCAAAAAACGCGTAGAAGAAATCTTGAAGCAGCTTGACTACCAACCTAACATGTACGCCAGCGCCTTGGCATCCAACAAAAAATATACATTTATATGTCTTTTGCCAGAGCATTTGGAAGGTGAATACTGGACAGCGGTAGAACTGGGCATCCATGAGGCTATCGCTACCTATTCGGACTTCAACACTTCGGTGAAAATCAGCTATTACGACCCATACGATTATCATTCATTTGTTGACGAAAGCGAAGCGATTCTGACTCTTCAGCCGGACGGGGTGATGGTGGCTCCCACCGCCCCCCAATATACAAAGGGGTTCACAGACCGGCTGCAAGCATTGGATATACCTTATATATATATAGACTCAAATATCAAGGACGTTCCTCCCCTCGCCTTCTTCGGCCAAAACCCACGTCAAAGCGGATACTTTGCCGCACGGATGATGATGCTACTGGCACGGGACGAAAAAGAAATCGTTATTTTCCGCAAAATACATGAAGGAATTGTAGGTTCTAACCAGCAGGAGAACAGAGAAATCGGTTTTAGGCAGTACATGGAAGAGCATCATCCGTCTTGTAATATACTGGAGCTCGACTTGCATGCTGAACGCAACGACGAAGACAACAAGATGCTGGATGAATTCTTCCGTGCCCACCCGACAGTGAAGAACGGAATCACCTTCAACTCCAAAGTCTACATCGTCGGCGAATACCTGCAAAGCCGCGGAAAGAAAGATTTCAATCTGATAGGCTATGACCTTCTGGAACGGAATGTCACCTGCTTGAAAGAAGGAAATGTCTCCTTCCTCATCGCCCAGCAACCGGAACTACAAGGCGCCAACGGTATAAAAGCTCTTTGCGACCACCTCATCTTCAAAAAAGACGTGACTTGCATCAACTATATGCCTATCGACTTGTTGACAGTAGAAACAATAGACTATTACCATAGCAAATAA